In Anthonomus grandis grandis chromosome 5, icAntGran1.3, whole genome shotgun sequence, the following are encoded in one genomic region:
- the LOC126736424 gene encoding conserved oligomeric Golgi complex subunit 1 isoform X1: MNRNDLMRLDVNKLFEERNIDEIIEIEKLLDAEIERKRNDLRSMVGDRYKDILAASDAIKSMKEISQNIVSSIDKITRTCEDLVQVQNRDPAVVNKEKANGKSDHEERTLIIQVRLAIFLNEQIWLALDNGLNLDATQYYLLAQHIHLGFNLTQNDHLTRVPLLKHLKASLSTLRENICEHVTGQLESVELTSEEASKNLNALMLLENKTIDHLLSIFIDHRKTALQSVINTQYDNVRLQICAMVKCLVTTVLLLHDCFIYNESKNGLIWKELDSIVGNDAPATLTKLKLPITPLVSYIPDIIRTFKPKLDPIFTQNKNEKLDKVVVDSWLEFTQKSIDSGLGKSLQHVTTVKGLYLIREESLKIELPDSWPTICSDLLLPDNFDIWYHFFQNLITLRAQELISKIILKNINELNDDIKSTLNNSKLLRSELDLRWYSWKENNEDVSKMEDNHIGLSMKTKGYSKLVVQLCEKLDKKYLGLLEDVSQYLYGTEYTGIPSFPFLIGDFKYKRKFIDKEQLENHLMTESTNYSLGIATYITNLVSLDSDPDLVQKSLLCARFLQASCALCTHFRTCCEFGKAGSEWQRICDTFKKTSQNLWSNWVKKTVEETGILVNKFDCTEADMLTNLSKWDEIEIQEQAEEKVFNSQIKVPLKPSIPLTKVLVKLNQDLSQVLPFTLPKAIHVLFIEANVNRILKKYEEISTANLNQIQALQYLLDVRYLTTLCIPRENTTMVNYAQTICDKLRGKIDPFDLDVFYSYLQTNVKKAVGQSQLLFGCLLPSSAQLVNLGAYAKPKEQEKNPSLMSLSTPSTNAWFPLLPITAPSQRIPGSGPSKPKFTENKQKPSKQTPKKTSQEPASVMRQSAASLFGNFSTDWFS; encoded by the exons ATGAATAGAAATGATTTGATGCGTCTAGATGTTAATAAACTATTTGAGGAACGTAACATCgatgaaataattgaaatagaaaaattattagatgCAGAAATCGAAAGGAAACGCAACGATTTGCGCTCTATGGTTGG GGATCGTTACAAAGACATACTGGCAGCCTCCGATGCAATAAAATCAATGAAAGAAATATCACAAAATATAGTCTCGAGCATAGACAAAATCACCAGGACCTGTGAAGATCTTGTTCAAGTTCAAAACCGGGACCCTGCAgtagtaaataaagaaaaagctaATGGAAA GAGTGACCATGAAGAAAGGACACTAATTATACAAGTGAGACTggccatatttttaaatgaacaaatttGGCTAGCATTAGATAATGGACTAAATCTTGATGCTACCCAGTATTACCTTTTAGCTCAACATATTCACTTGG GTTTCAATTTAACCCAGAATGATCATCTAACAAGAGTACCATTACTAAAGCATTTAAAAGCGAGTTTATCAACACTTAGAGAAAATATATGTGAACATGTTACTGGTCAATTAGAGTCAGTTGAGTTAACTTCAgag GAAGCTAGTAAAAACCTAAATGCCTTAATGCTgctagaaaataaaacaattgacCACTTATTAAGCATATTTATAGACCATAGAAAAACAGCATTACAAAGTGTAATTAACACCCAGTATGATAATGTAAGGCTGCAAATTTGTGCGATGGTGAAATGTCTTGTGACCACTGTACTATTACTACATGACTGTTTTATAT ATAATGAAAGTAAAAATGGCCTAATTTGGAAGGAGCTTGACTCTATAGTAGGAAATGATGCTCCGGCAACCCTCACAAAATTAAAACTGCCGATTACACCCTTAGTTAGTTATATTCCTGATATAATAAGAACTTTTAA GCCAAAGTTAGATCCAATATTCacccaaaataaaaatgaaaaattagacAAAGTAGTGGTTGACAGTTGGTTGGAATTTACTCAGAAAAGTATTGATTCTGGTTTAGGAAAAAGTTTGCAACATGTAACTACTGTTAAAGGGTTATATTTAATCAGGGAAGAATCACTAAAAATTG AGTTGCCTGACTCCTGGCCCACAATCTGCAGTGATCTACTTTTACCAGACAATTTTGACATCTGGTATcactttttccaaaatttaataacCCTTAGGGCACAAGAactaatttctaaaattattttaaagaacattAATGAACTTAACGATGATATCAAATCCACCTTAAACAACTCGAAACTGTTAAGAAGTGAGTTGGATTTAAGGTGGTATTCTTGGAAGGAGAATAATGAAGATGTTAGTAAAATGGAGGATAACCATATAG GCCTTTCCATGAAAACCAAAGGCTACTCAAAACTGGTGGTGCAATTGTGCGAAAAGTTGGACAAAAAGTACTTAGGACTATTAGAGGATGTTTCGCAGTATTTATATGGAACTGAATATACTGGAATACCCagttttccatttttaataggagactttaaatataaaagaaaatttattgataaagAACAGTTAGAAAATCATTTGATGACTGAAAGTACAAATTATTCATTGGG aattgCAACTTACATCACCAACCTAGTTTCGCTAGACTCAGATCCGGACTTGGTACAAAAGTCCTTATTGTGCGCAAGATTTCTCCAAGCGAGTTGCGCACTGTGCACACACTTTCGCACTTGTTGCGAGTTCGGAAAAGCCGGATCTGAATGGCAGAGGATATGTGATACGTTCAAAAAGACTAGTCAAAATCTGTGGTCTAACTGGGTGAAAAAAACCGTAGAAGAAACCGGGATTTTAGTGAACAAATTCGATTGTACTGAGGCTGATATGTTAACGAATTTATCG aaGTGGGATGAAATTGAAATCCAAGAACAAGCGGAAGAAAAAGTGTTTAATTCGCAGATAAAAGTACCTTTGAAACCCAGTATACCGCTTACTAAAGTGCTGGTTAAACTTAACCAGGACCTGAGCCAAGTATTGCCCTTTACCCTACCAAAGGCCATTCATGTATTATTTATAGAAGCGAACgttaatagaattttaaaaaaatacgaggAAATTTCTACTGCAAACCTAAATCAAATTCAAGCTTTACAGTATTTATTGGACGTAAGGTATCTTACGACGCTTTGTATACCCAGAGAGAACACTACCATGGTGAACTATGCACAAACTATCTGTGATAAACTCAGGGGCAAAATCGACCCTTTTGACTTGGACGTGTTTTATAGTTATTTGCAGACGAATGTTAAGAAAGCAGTAGGACAATCACAA ttgttATTTGGATGCCTGCTGCCCTCTTCTGCTCAGCTGGTGAACCTCGGTGCTTACGCTAAACCTAAGGAACAAGAGAAGAATCCATCGCTTATGTCTTTAAGTACCCCATCTACGAATGCCTGGTTTCCTCTTTTACCTATTACCGCTCCATCTCAGAGAATACCTGGGAGTGGACCTAGTAAACCTAAATTCACG
- the LOC126736424 gene encoding conserved oligomeric Golgi complex subunit 1 isoform X2 has protein sequence MNRNDLMRLDVNKLFEERNIDEIIEIEKLLDAEIERKRNDLRSMVGDRYKDILAASDAIKSMKEISQNIVSSIDKITRTCEDLVQVQNRDPAVVNKEKANGKSDHEERTLIIQVRLAIFLNEQIWLALDNGLNLDATQYYLLAQHIHLGFNLTQNDHLTRVPLLKHLKASLSTLRENICEHVTGQLESVELTSEEASKNLNALMLLENKTIDHLLSIFIDHRKTALQSVINTQYDNVRLQICAMVKCLVTTVLLLHDCFIYNESKNGLIWKELDSIVGNDAPATLTKLKLPITPLVSYIPDIIRTFKPKLDPIFTQNKNEKLDKVVVDSWLEFTQKSIDSGLGKSLQHVTTVKGLYLIREESLKIELPDSWPTICSDLLLPDNFDIWYHFFQNLITLRAQELISKIILKNINELNDDIKSTLNNSKLLRSELDLRWYSWKENNEDVSKMEDNHIGLSMKTKGYSKLVVQLCEKLDKKYLGLLEDVSQYLYGTEYTGIPSFPFLIGDFKYKRKFIDKEQLENHLMTESTNYSLGIATYITNLVSLDSDPDLVQKSLLCARFLQASCALCTHFRTCCEFGKAGSEWQRICDTFKKTSQNLWSNWVKKTVEETGILVNKFDCTEADMLTNLSKWDEIEIQEQAEEKVFNSQIKVPLKPSIPLTKVLVKLNQDLSQVLPFTLPKAIHVLFIEANVNRILKKYEEISTANLNQIQALQYLLDVRYLTTLCIPRENTTMVNYAQTICDKLRGKIDPFDLDVFYSYLQTNVKKAVGQSQLLFGCLLPSSAQLVNLGAYAKPKEQEKNPSLMSLSTPSTNAWFPLLPITAPSQRIPGSGPSKPKFTV, from the exons ATGAATAGAAATGATTTGATGCGTCTAGATGTTAATAAACTATTTGAGGAACGTAACATCgatgaaataattgaaatagaaaaattattagatgCAGAAATCGAAAGGAAACGCAACGATTTGCGCTCTATGGTTGG GGATCGTTACAAAGACATACTGGCAGCCTCCGATGCAATAAAATCAATGAAAGAAATATCACAAAATATAGTCTCGAGCATAGACAAAATCACCAGGACCTGTGAAGATCTTGTTCAAGTTCAAAACCGGGACCCTGCAgtagtaaataaagaaaaagctaATGGAAA GAGTGACCATGAAGAAAGGACACTAATTATACAAGTGAGACTggccatatttttaaatgaacaaatttGGCTAGCATTAGATAATGGACTAAATCTTGATGCTACCCAGTATTACCTTTTAGCTCAACATATTCACTTGG GTTTCAATTTAACCCAGAATGATCATCTAACAAGAGTACCATTACTAAAGCATTTAAAAGCGAGTTTATCAACACTTAGAGAAAATATATGTGAACATGTTACTGGTCAATTAGAGTCAGTTGAGTTAACTTCAgag GAAGCTAGTAAAAACCTAAATGCCTTAATGCTgctagaaaataaaacaattgacCACTTATTAAGCATATTTATAGACCATAGAAAAACAGCATTACAAAGTGTAATTAACACCCAGTATGATAATGTAAGGCTGCAAATTTGTGCGATGGTGAAATGTCTTGTGACCACTGTACTATTACTACATGACTGTTTTATAT ATAATGAAAGTAAAAATGGCCTAATTTGGAAGGAGCTTGACTCTATAGTAGGAAATGATGCTCCGGCAACCCTCACAAAATTAAAACTGCCGATTACACCCTTAGTTAGTTATATTCCTGATATAATAAGAACTTTTAA GCCAAAGTTAGATCCAATATTCacccaaaataaaaatgaaaaattagacAAAGTAGTGGTTGACAGTTGGTTGGAATTTACTCAGAAAAGTATTGATTCTGGTTTAGGAAAAAGTTTGCAACATGTAACTACTGTTAAAGGGTTATATTTAATCAGGGAAGAATCACTAAAAATTG AGTTGCCTGACTCCTGGCCCACAATCTGCAGTGATCTACTTTTACCAGACAATTTTGACATCTGGTATcactttttccaaaatttaataacCCTTAGGGCACAAGAactaatttctaaaattattttaaagaacattAATGAACTTAACGATGATATCAAATCCACCTTAAACAACTCGAAACTGTTAAGAAGTGAGTTGGATTTAAGGTGGTATTCTTGGAAGGAGAATAATGAAGATGTTAGTAAAATGGAGGATAACCATATAG GCCTTTCCATGAAAACCAAAGGCTACTCAAAACTGGTGGTGCAATTGTGCGAAAAGTTGGACAAAAAGTACTTAGGACTATTAGAGGATGTTTCGCAGTATTTATATGGAACTGAATATACTGGAATACCCagttttccatttttaataggagactttaaatataaaagaaaatttattgataaagAACAGTTAGAAAATCATTTGATGACTGAAAGTACAAATTATTCATTGGG aattgCAACTTACATCACCAACCTAGTTTCGCTAGACTCAGATCCGGACTTGGTACAAAAGTCCTTATTGTGCGCAAGATTTCTCCAAGCGAGTTGCGCACTGTGCACACACTTTCGCACTTGTTGCGAGTTCGGAAAAGCCGGATCTGAATGGCAGAGGATATGTGATACGTTCAAAAAGACTAGTCAAAATCTGTGGTCTAACTGGGTGAAAAAAACCGTAGAAGAAACCGGGATTTTAGTGAACAAATTCGATTGTACTGAGGCTGATATGTTAACGAATTTATCG aaGTGGGATGAAATTGAAATCCAAGAACAAGCGGAAGAAAAAGTGTTTAATTCGCAGATAAAAGTACCTTTGAAACCCAGTATACCGCTTACTAAAGTGCTGGTTAAACTTAACCAGGACCTGAGCCAAGTATTGCCCTTTACCCTACCAAAGGCCATTCATGTATTATTTATAGAAGCGAACgttaatagaattttaaaaaaatacgaggAAATTTCTACTGCAAACCTAAATCAAATTCAAGCTTTACAGTATTTATTGGACGTAAGGTATCTTACGACGCTTTGTATACCCAGAGAGAACACTACCATGGTGAACTATGCACAAACTATCTGTGATAAACTCAGGGGCAAAATCGACCCTTTTGACTTGGACGTGTTTTATAGTTATTTGCAGACGAATGTTAAGAAAGCAGTAGGACAATCACAA ttgttATTTGGATGCCTGCTGCCCTCTTCTGCTCAGCTGGTGAACCTCGGTGCTTACGCTAAACCTAAGGAACAAGAGAAGAATCCATCGCTTATGTCTTTAAGTACCCCATCTACGAATGCCTGGTTTCCTCTTTTACCTATTACCGCTCCATCTCAGAGAATACCTGGGAGTGGACCTAGTAAACCTAAATTCACG
- the LOC126736446 gene encoding ras-responsive element-binding protein 1-like has translation MQGVVVCPENPQQGSPPPNNVIVTSMEEPHQPTNPTKEKLNQSDSGIFSATNTTIDQSTTCESDNRSDCSSPERKYVCPICDIILTSQHKFTLHIRSHNNDQDQDQVPEKGFVCKICNKVLSSSSSLDRHVLVHSGERPFNCKYCGDTFTTNGNMHRHMRTHSSKLENYESDGSTDSGSNRSIEFNNNKVETKHANKRKLEDEEDNEPSLKKFALSNSQFRCPVCERADFTSSEILEAHLEDNHPEYPSKCGQCDQVFLNSKQLMVHKERAHVTPKPAVVGFKDLTRWDFSSQKFPHIARRECELNIHQAAAGGLNFQCHKCCKAFPCSSSLEIHEQSCVNSPIGLNLCKPNGISEDEIRRAEFFSRLNLQNNSPEKLIPPALYPSKETTHKLREHLAKAMDGTKDLADIQSILSNINRQQLSNSKQEVRIPPPPPPTLKPTLEIGQDSKTENEEETQDSFAIEFRKMKLRGEFPCRLCTAVFPNLRALKGHNRAHLSGNSNGTYYCNMCPHSSIDKAALIRHMRTHNGDRPYECSLCNYAFTTKANCERHLRNRHAKTTREDVKKSIIYHPSEDPTNDELNKLTMKDEKKHLFPSPIEPRDVSPEKVHCSTPKISLNTEVSFPPPTIVPDLQALKPSKIFSSIDFIHNENLKANRFVPPFFPQPFNFAPKLPTIIPTSPPEVPPAIPSKIQVKPYEALRESNHSFEQSDDEFYEEEEEVALDLSKKKMDEEKQKMIEEDDEDEPQDLTKKAPSLIPHMNEMVAQQLLKTHPEITPTAALYATQLANLCRNGFPGWGAFPVNPLLYQAFPGLPRNAQELKERIQRFQLCGGSMISEDLKPQLPVETPIPANFKPMMSRENIFPPKHLAEEQEESQPLNINVSESSYDSLPPKMHSPVQQPHKSDMTHSPNSVKMVIKNGVLMPKQKQRRYRTERPFTCEHCSAKFTLRSNMERHIKQQHPHYWSQRQRGAIGQPGRKPQGLLLKPNFCDLPLTNYEMPKMHDFDETKEHMNEKLRFALLAQGMQNNHFNHQDVKKDDDEDCALVIDENSKTEEQNSKPTEHIAMNLTRDCNDAVRVNQRATKGEEDLVSVSRLLDNASQQQFKEYFKGDSEDHEVGGVSEEEEEGLVASGSTSEGNISGTDENRSDSETINSQTPVKKKSAYSLAPNRVSCPFCSRKFPWRSSLRRHILTHTGDKPFKCSHCPLLFTTKSNCDRHLLRKHGNSATTIITGEAPSNANMNYLMRNVPERPFKCSSCPSSTFSTYSKLKTHMSCKHLTNAQGDDIRAQGYEAGSSEDEKICKPEPVRNDWENQISYSKCAVTGNAADPQPNAQVVNSDLPFKCHLCESSFSERQPALEHIRDRHASEYDLLMSKNALEMNPTTHQDEASAHHDEDDSDIRGKFPDYSNRKVICAWCMRRFWSAEDLRRHMRTHTGERPFSCDICERKFTLKHSMLRHRKKHALNSNFEHSDEDNMEHSHRAEESGNKSSSDGKGEKTDESDVQEGASDLIGNLLGIRDKTIIDKVLDASADDAAKLLGVRNGVKE, from the exons ATGCAGGGCGTGGTGGTTTGTCCCGAAAATCCCCAGCAAGGCTCGCCTCCACCTAATAACGTTATAG TTACCAGCATGGAAGAACCCCATCAACCGACAAACCCAACCAAAGAAAAACTCAACCAAAGCGACTCAGGAATCTTCTCAGCAACGAACACCACCATCGACCAGTCGACCACCTGTGAAAGTGACAACCGTAGCGACTGCAGCTCACCGGAACGCAAATACGTTTGCCCCATCTGCGACATCATCCTGACCTCACAGCATAAGTTTACCCTCCATATCAGATCTCACAACAACGATCAAGACCAAgatcaagtgcctgaaaaagGCTTCGTTTGTAAAATCTGCAATAAAGTCTTGAGCTCTAGCTCTAGTTTGGACCGACACGTGCTGGTGCATAGCGGAGAACGGCCGTTCAATTGCAAATATTGCGGTGACACTTTTACTACCAACGGTAACATGCATCGGCACATGCGCACTCACTCCAGCAAGCTTGAAAACTACGAGTCAGACGGCAGCACCGACAGCGGAAGTAACCGAAGCATCGAATTCAATAACAATAAAGTGGAAACGAAGCATGCTAACAAACGCAAGCTAGAAGATGAAGAAGACAACGAGCCTTCACTCAAAAAGTTTGCTCTATCAAATTCTCAGTTTCGTTGTCCGGTATGCGAGAGGGCGGACTTCACCTCCAGTGAAATCTTAGAGGCACATCTCGAAGATAACCATCCAGAATACCCAAGTAAATGCGGACAATGCGatcaagtatttttaaatagcaaacaGCTGATGGTGCATAAGGAGCGTGCCCACGTGACACCAAAGCCTGCCGTGGTTGGCTTCAAAGATCTCACCCGTTGGGACTTCTCCAGTCAAAAGTTTCCTCACATCGCCAGGCGGGAGTGCGAACTCAACATTCACCAAGCTGCTGCAGGTGGATTGAATTTCCAGTGTCATAAGTGCTGTAAAGCATTCCCTTGCTCTAGCTCCCTTGAAATCCATGAGCAAAGCTGTGTTAACTCCCCTATTGGCTTAAACTTATGCAAACCTAATGGCATTTCCGAGGATGAAATCAGGCGAGCAGAATTCTTCTCCAGACTGAACCTCCAGAATAATTCACCAGAAAAACTTATCCCTCCAGCTCTATACCCTTCAAAAGAAACCACTCACAAGCTTCGTGAACATTTGGCCAAAGCCATGGATGGCACCAAGGACTTAGCTGACATCCAATCGATTCTCTCTAACATCAACAGACAACAGCTCTCTAACAGCAAACAGGAGGTAAGAATACCACCTCCACCTCCTCCAACTTTAAAACCAACGTTAGAAATTGGACAGGACTCAAAAACAGAAAACGAGGAGGAAACTCAAGATTCCTTTGCCATAGAGTTCAGAAAAATGAAGCTGAGAGGTGAGTTCCCATGTCGGCTCTGCACCGCAGTATTTCCTAACTTAAGAGCCCTAAAAGGCCATAACAGAGCCCACTTAAGTGGAAACAGCAATGGAACATACTACTGTAACATGTGCCCACACTCTTCAATAGACAAGGCTGCTTTAATACGTCACATGAGAACTCACAATGGTGACCGGCCTTACGAATGCTCTCTATGTAACTACGCCTTCACCACTAAAGCAAACTGTGAAAGGCACTTGAGAAATCGCCACGCGAAAACCACCAGGGAGGATGTGAAGAAATCAATCATTTACCATCCATCAGAAGACCCTACCAATGACGAACTGAATAAATTAACCATGAAGGATGAGAAGAAGCATTTATTCCCATCCCCTATTGAACCAAGAGATGTTAGTCCTGAAAAAGTACATTGCTCAACCCCCAAGATTTCTTTGAATACTGAAGTCAGTTTTCCACCTCCGACAATCGTTCCTGACCTCCAAGCTCTTAAGCCATCCAAGATCTTCTCCAGCATCGATTTTATCCACAACGAAAACCTCAAAGCAAACCGCTTTGTACCTCCCTTCTTTCCTCAACCATTTAACTTTGCTCCCAAGCTGCCTACAATCATCCCCACCTCTCCTCCAGAGGTACCCCCTGCAATCCCAAGTAAAATCCAAGTGAAGCCATACGAAGCCCTTAGGGAAAGCAATCACTCTTTCGAGCAATCTGATGATGAATTTTacgaagaagaagaggaagtaGCCTTGGACTTAAGCAAAAAGAAAATGGACGAAGAAAAGCAGAAAATGATTGAAGAAGACGACGAAGATGAACCTCAAGACCTAACCAAGAAAGCTCCAAGCTTAATACCCCATATGAACGAAATGGTTGCTCAACAGTTATTGAAAACCCATCCAGAAATCACTCCTACAGCAGCATTATATGCCACCCAACTTGCTAATCTTTGCAGAAATGGATTTCCTGGTTGGGGAGCCTTCCCTGTGAATCCTTTATTGTATCAAGCATTTCCTGGACTCCCTCGTAACGCTCAAGAGCTCAAAGAACGCATTCAAAGATTCCAACTGTGCGGAGGTTCAATGATTTCTGAAGACTTAAAACCACAGCTCCCAGTAGAAACTCCCATTCCAGCCAACTTCAAACCTATGATGTCAAGAGAGAATATATTTCCTCCAAAACATCTTGCTGAAGAACAAGAAGAATCACAACCGTTAAACATTAACGTGAGTGAATCAAGTTATGACAGTTTACCACCAAAGATGCACAGCCCCGTACAGCAACCACACAAATCTGACATGACTCATTCACCTAATTCAGTTAAAATGGTGATTAAAAATGGAGTTCTCATGCCCAAACAGAAGCAGAGGAGATACAGAACCGAAAGACCTTTCACTTGTGAGCACTGCAGCGCAAAGTTCACTTTGAGATCCAATATGGAGCGGCACATCAAGCAGCAACACCCTCACTACTGGTCTCAAAGACAGAGAGGTGCCATCGGACAACCTGGAAGGAAACCTCAAGGTTTGCTGCTCAAGCCGAACTTTTGCGACTTGCCTCTCACAAACTACGAGATGCCAAAGATGCACGACTTCGATGAAACCAAAGAACATATGAACGAGAAACTGCGATTTGCGTTACTGGCGCAAGGAATGCAAAACAACCACTTCAATCATCAGGATGTAAAAAAAGACGACGATGAGGACTGCGCTTTGGTTATTGATGAAAATAGTAAGACTGAAGAACAAAATAGCAAACCAACAGAACATATTGCTATGAATCTGACTCGTGATTGTAATGACGCGGTGAGGGTGAACCAAAGAGCAACCAAAGGAGAAGAAGACTTGGTATCGGTTTCCAGACTTCTGGACAATGCTTCGCAGCAACAATTTAAAGAGTACTTTAAGGGGGACAGTGAGGATCATGAAGTTGGTGGAGTCAGTGAAGAGGAAGAGGAGGGTCTTGTGGCAAGTGGGAGTACTAGTGAAGGAAACATATCTGGAACTGATGAAAATAG ATCTGACTCAGAGACAATCAACTCCCAAACACCAGTAAAAAAGAAGTCAGCCTACTCCCTAGCCCCGAACCGTGTTAGTTGTCCATTCTGTAGCCGAAAGTTTCCTTGGAGATCATCCCTACGCCGCCATATCCTCACCCACACCGGTGACAAACCATTCAAATGTTCGCACTGCCCTTTGCTCTTCACCACCAAATCGAACTGTGACAGACATTTGCTGCGGAAGCACGGTAACAGCGCCACCACGATAATCACCGGAGAAGCCCCGAGTAACGCCAACATGAACTACTTGATGAGGAACGTACCTGAGAGGCCTTTCAAATGCTCGAGCTGTCCCAGCAGCACCTTTTCCACTTATTCCAAGTTGAAGACCCATATGAGCTGTAAACACTTGACCAACGCTCAAGGGGATGACATAAGGGCTCAGGGTTACGAGGCGGGCAGCTCAGAAGATGAGAAAATCTGTAAGCCGGAACCGGTGAGGAACGACTGGGAGAACCAAATCTCTTATAGCAAGTGTGCGGTCACTGGTAATGCGGCAGACCCACAACCGAATGCTCAGGTGGTAAATTCTGATCTGCCTTTCAAGTGCCACCTGTGTGAGAGCTCGTTTTCTGAGCGGCAACCTGCTTTGGAGCATATCAGAGATAGACATGCTTCTGAGTACGACTTGCTGATGTCAAAGAACGCTCTGGAGATGAACCCTACTACTCATCAAGATGAAGCTTCCGCTCATCATGACGAAGACGATTCGGATATCAGAGGCAAATTTCCTGATTATTCGAACCGGAAAGTGATTTGCGCATGGTGCATGCGCAGATTTTGGTCCGCCGAGGATTTGCGCAGACATATGCGCACACACACCGGCGAGCGGCCTTTCAGTTGTGACATTTGCGAACGTAAGTTTACTTTAAAGCATAGTATGCTGAGGCATCGTAAGAAGCATGCCTTGAATAGCAACTTCGAGCATAGCGATGAGGATAATATGGAGCATTCGCATCGTGCAGAGGAGTCTGGTAATAAGAGTTCTTCTGATGGAAAAGGAGAGAAAACTGACGAGTCAGATGTGCAGGAGGGAGCAAGCGATTTGATAGGTAACCTGTTGGGGATTAGAGATAAGACTATTATTGATAAGGTACTTGATGCTTCGGCAGATGATGCCGCCAAGCTCTTAGGGGTTAGGAATGGGGTTAAAGAATAA